A section of the Actinomycetota bacterium genome encodes:
- a CDS encoding cell wall-binding repeat-containing protein: MSAAAVAALGALTPVAPAPAEADSAAGLVQRLDVVPGLVREVYRHHTAHGPSNVQVLRLALGHPRVRVVPELGQGMIPGRETVLSTTRRLGEDAVGAVNASFSNPACPTTDPPGEPCGLLVRHGIVLSENVLNGASWPGAFALFDPAETWRRPYDVGRPSFEGYLRFYDGTRVDITAVNRQPTGSEVVAFNRAYGPSTTTPAGTVEFVFPDLQLRALTQAEVVMPAASASGGAPIPAGGTVVAATGTHAATLQAHAGEPVEVKVYTAGTEWAGAHQAVAAGPLIVKDGAITPSSSWYAEGFSHEHHNEVLHPRTVVAFTAPNEMLLLTVDGRQPDSVGLTTQQTAELVRALGAVDAVMMDGGGSTTMVADQRTVNVPCSSPSTCGQLRPVASSLVVWSPTPNVDRLAGPDRFSTAAAIADAGWPGGAATVVLANAASFADALAGGPLATAHGAPLLLVDTDQVHPATAGALSRLRPQRALVLGGPAVVSDRVVAELRRSVPEVRRVFGADRTATAASVARELGAPSGRAFLASAATFPDALSATVPAARSAAPLLLTWPDQLASATADALAVLGVREVVLAGGGRAVSDAVVTQLQARGMTVTRVAGANRYETSARLVEWAVAATGLPTTAAVLASGAAFPDALSGGPFAGGRGAGLLLTDPAAASASPATWQWLTGHDIDHGWVLGGRAAVSSRTLHELQAAVDAR; this comes from the coding sequence GTGTCCGCCGCAGCCGTCGCCGCGCTGGGGGCGCTCACGCCGGTGGCGCCGGCTCCCGCCGAGGCCGACAGCGCGGCGGGCCTCGTGCAGCGGCTCGACGTGGTCCCCGGCCTGGTCCGCGAGGTCTACCGTCACCACACCGCGCACGGGCCCAGCAACGTGCAGGTGCTGCGTCTGGCGCTGGGACACCCGCGCGTGCGTGTCGTCCCCGAGCTGGGACAGGGGATGATCCCCGGGCGCGAGACGGTGCTGAGCACCACCCGCCGCCTCGGCGAAGACGCGGTCGGCGCCGTGAACGCCAGCTTCTCGAACCCGGCCTGCCCGACGACGGACCCGCCCGGCGAGCCCTGTGGCCTGCTGGTTCGACACGGGATCGTGCTGTCGGAGAACGTCCTCAACGGGGCGTCGTGGCCGGGGGCGTTCGCGTTGTTCGATCCGGCCGAGACCTGGCGACGACCGTACGACGTCGGCCGGCCGAGCTTCGAGGGGTACCTGCGCTTCTACGACGGCACCCGGGTCGACATCACCGCGGTGAACCGCCAGCCCACCGGCAGCGAGGTCGTCGCGTTCAACCGCGCCTACGGCCCGTCGACCACGACGCCCGCAGGCACGGTCGAGTTCGTCTTCCCCGACCTGCAGCTGCGCGCCCTGACCCAGGCTGAGGTGGTGATGCCCGCGGCGTCCGCGTCCGGCGGGGCGCCGATCCCGGCCGGTGGCACGGTCGTGGCCGCGACCGGGACCCACGCCGCGACGCTGCAGGCACATGCCGGCGAACCCGTCGAGGTCAAGGTCTACACGGCGGGAACCGAGTGGGCCGGTGCCCACCAGGCGGTGGCCGCCGGTCCGCTGATCGTCAAGGACGGGGCCATCACCCCAAGCAGCAGCTGGTACGCCGAGGGCTTCTCCCACGAGCACCACAACGAGGTTCTGCACCCGCGCACGGTCGTGGCGTTCACCGCGCCCAACGAGATGCTCCTGCTGACGGTCGACGGCCGTCAACCCGACAGCGTCGGGTTGACCACCCAGCAGACCGCGGAACTGGTCCGAGCGCTGGGCGCGGTCGACGCCGTGATGATGGACGGGGGTGGATCGACCACGATGGTCGCCGACCAGCGCACGGTGAACGTGCCGTGCTCCTCGCCGTCCACCTGCGGTCAGCTGCGTCCGGTCGCCTCGTCGCTGGTCGTGTGGTCACCGACCCCGAACGTCGACCGTCTGGCCGGTCCCGACCGGTTCTCCACGGCCGCTGCGATCGCCGACGCCGGCTGGCCCGGCGGGGCCGCCACGGTGGTGCTCGCCAACGCCGCCAGCTTCGCCGACGCGCTCGCCGGCGGGCCCCTGGCCACGGCGCACGGCGCCCCGCTGCTGCTGGTCGACACCGACCAGGTCCACCCGGCGACCGCCGGCGCGCTCAGCCGCCTGCGACCCCAGCGGGCCCTGGTGCTCGGCGGTCCGGCGGTCGTGTCCGATCGCGTGGTGGCTGAGCTGCGTCGCAGCGTGCCCGAGGTGCGCCGCGTGTTCGGCGCCGACCGGACCGCAACAGCCGCGAGCGTCGCCCGCGAGCTCGGCGCCCCGTCGGGAAGGGCGTTCCTCGCGTCGGCCGCGACGTTCCCGGACGCGTTGAGCGCGACGGTCCCCGCGGCCCGCAGCGCCGCCCCGCTCCTGCTGACCTGGCCCGATCAGCTGGCCTCGGCCACCGCCGACGCCCTGGCCGTGCTCGGCGTCCGTGAGGTGGTCCTGGCCGGGGGCGGCAGAGCCGTGTCCGACGCGGTCGTCACCCAGTTGCAGGCCCGGGGGATGACCGTCACCCGCGTCGCCGGCGCCAACCGCTACGAGACCTCCGCACGGCTGGTCGAGTGGGCGGTCGCCGCCACGGGACTGCCCACGACCGCCGCGGTGCTGGCCTCGGGCGCAGCGTTCCCCGACGCCCTGTCGGGCGGCCCGTTCGCGGGGGGTCGGGGCGCCGGCCTGCTGCTCACCGACCCGGCGGCGGCGTCCGCGTCGCCCGCGACATGGCAGTGGCTGACCGGCCACGACATCGACCACGGGTGGGTGTTGGGCGGCCGTGCCGCCGTGTCCTCACGGACGCTGCACGAGCTGCAAGCTGCGGTCGACGCGCGCTGA
- a CDS encoding 2,3-bisphosphoglycerate-dependent phosphoglycerate mutase yields MPTLALVRHGQSLWNLENRFTGWVDVPLTPLGEEEARRGGLVMQQRGLTFDITYTSALKRATETLRILMDVAGYDDLPVIGDPALNERHYGDLQGLNKDQTRERYGAEQVHLWRRSYDVPPPNGEALKDTAARTLPFYERSILGDIRQGKDVLVVAHGNSNRSIVMELDQLSEEQVPGLELPTGVPLLYELKEDGTVLDKKVLDLDEEPADAEPQ; encoded by the coding sequence ATGCCGACGCTCGCCCTGGTGCGCCACGGCCAGTCGCTGTGGAACCTCGAGAACCGGTTCACCGGCTGGGTGGACGTCCCGTTGACCCCGCTCGGTGAGGAGGAAGCCAGGCGGGGCGGACTGGTGATGCAACAGCGGGGGCTGACCTTCGACATCACCTACACCTCGGCCCTCAAGCGCGCCACCGAAACGCTCCGCATCCTGATGGACGTGGCCGGTTACGACGACCTGCCGGTCATCGGTGACCCGGCGTTGAACGAGCGCCACTACGGCGATCTCCAGGGGCTGAACAAGGACCAGACGCGTGAGCGGTACGGCGCCGAACAGGTGCACCTGTGGCGGCGCTCCTACGACGTGCCTCCGCCCAACGGTGAGGCGCTGAAGGACACCGCCGCACGGACCCTGCCGTTCTACGAACGGTCCATCCTCGGCGATATCCGTCAGGGCAAGGACGTCCTGGTGGTGGCGCACGGCAACTCCAACCGCTCGATCGTGATGGAGCTCGACCAGCTGAGCGAGGAGCAGGTCCCCGGCCTGGAACTGCCCACCGGGGTGCCGCTGCTCTACGAGCTGAAGGAGGACGGCACCGTCCTCGACAAGAAGGTCTTGGACCTCGACGAGGAACCGGCGGACGCCGAACCGCAGTAG
- a CDS encoding M15 family metallopeptidase → MWTRLRRSGLRLVNSPRWRTAAALVFVLPLLVSPLGTDTGERVAAQTTAVAPPQAEFAPVGPGGVEPSDPAAQQQGTTAAAPEPDAPQPPVADTVEPVQPQLLVRPAEPVQPDGLVTALNVPGIRHLAGAVELDGGIQALGSAQQVKILVVDPVAFRPLTPSSTAQTKGVWERLTEGELVVRHDIAHHLQLPLGGDATVYGPSGETLVLRVGAFASNGAPPLADALVSWQVGAQLGAAAANLLVIAVSDDTAAQAIGRQLVEAIGGGDVSPVQPPTEQRARLVGVGAKQFQPFSYIDHGDGMITIDPAWVRKWIVSARLPIFGGVARCHRVMMPQLINALREVEARGLAHLIDRGGYGGCWVPRHILFDPNKPLSMHAWGLAVDFNVATNQYGARPTMDGRIVEIFQRWGFGWGGHWSTPDGMHFELRAVIQ, encoded by the coding sequence GTGTGGACGCGCCTGAGACGCTCGGGGCTGCGGCTGGTCAACAGCCCCCGGTGGCGGACTGCGGCGGCCCTGGTTTTCGTGCTGCCGCTGCTGGTGTCCCCTCTCGGGACCGACACCGGGGAACGTGTCGCCGCCCAGACCACCGCGGTGGCACCACCGCAGGCCGAGTTCGCCCCCGTCGGCCCCGGTGGCGTCGAACCTTCCGACCCGGCCGCACAGCAGCAGGGCACGACAGCCGCGGCCCCCGAGCCGGACGCGCCGCAGCCACCGGTCGCGGACACCGTCGAGCCGGTCCAGCCCCAGCTGCTGGTCCGCCCGGCCGAGCCCGTCCAGCCCGACGGGCTGGTGACCGCACTGAACGTCCCCGGCATCCGCCACCTGGCCGGCGCGGTCGAGCTCGACGGCGGCATCCAGGCGCTGGGGAGCGCGCAGCAGGTGAAGATCCTGGTGGTCGACCCGGTGGCTTTCCGACCGCTCACCCCATCGTCCACGGCACAGACCAAAGGGGTCTGGGAGCGCCTCACCGAGGGGGAGCTGGTCGTCCGGCACGACATCGCTCACCACCTGCAGCTCCCACTGGGCGGCGACGCCACGGTGTACGGGCCATCCGGCGAGACGCTCGTGCTGCGCGTCGGTGCGTTCGCGTCCAACGGGGCGCCTCCACTGGCCGACGCGCTGGTGTCTTGGCAGGTCGGTGCGCAGCTGGGCGCGGCCGCCGCCAACCTCCTCGTCATCGCCGTGTCCGATGACACCGCCGCGCAGGCGATCGGCCGGCAGCTGGTGGAGGCGATCGGAGGTGGAGACGTCTCCCCCGTGCAGCCCCCGACCGAGCAACGGGCCCGGCTGGTGGGTGTCGGAGCCAAGCAGTTCCAGCCGTTCAGCTACATCGATCACGGCGACGGGATGATCACGATCGATCCGGCGTGGGTCCGCAAGTGGATCGTCTCCGCCCGCCTGCCGATCTTCGGTGGCGTCGCCCGCTGCCACCGCGTGATGATGCCCCAGCTGATCAACGCGCTGCGCGAGGTCGAGGCCCGCGGACTGGCTCACCTGATCGACCGCGGCGGGTACGGCGGGTGCTGGGTTCCCCGCCACATCCTGTTCGACCCCAACAAGCCCCTGTCGATGCACGCCTGGGGGCTCGCCGTCGACTTCAACGTCGCCACCAACCAGTACGGCGCGAGACCGACCATGGACGGGCGGATCGTCGAGATCTTCCAGCGCTGGGGGTTCGGGTGGGGCGGGCACTGGTCGACCCCGGACGGGATGCACTTCGAGCTGCGGGCGGTCATCCAATGA
- a CDS encoding site-2 protease family protein — MRLGEVLGIEVAADRSWLAIASVLLVAFAVVFRGWLEPAPAAVATFAVTGAVLASIVMHELAHALVARRLGMEVVGITLFVFGGIAHLRDHPSRADHAFAVALAGPLANLLVGGLLIAAPDLLSVADPLTVTILTYLGVFNAAVGLFNLLPGHPLDGGVLVRSAVWARTGDPERGRRAARRCGLGLGVVTIAAGVSLAVAVSVPDGLYLAAVGGFLLHAARQAARLHAEPDSDTVPAET, encoded by the coding sequence ATGCGCCTCGGTGAGGTCCTCGGCATCGAGGTCGCCGCCGACCGGTCGTGGTTGGCCATCGCGTCGGTCCTGCTCGTGGCGTTCGCGGTGGTCTTCCGCGGATGGTTGGAGCCCGCTCCGGCCGCCGTGGCCACGTTCGCGGTGACCGGCGCGGTCCTCGCCAGCATCGTGATGCACGAGCTCGCCCACGCGCTGGTCGCGCGTCGGCTGGGCATGGAGGTCGTCGGCATCACCCTGTTCGTGTTCGGTGGGATCGCGCACCTGCGCGATCACCCGTCCAGGGCGGACCACGCGTTCGCGGTCGCGCTCGCAGGTCCCCTGGCCAACCTCCTGGTCGGTGGCCTGCTGATCGCCGCGCCCGACCTCCTGTCGGTGGCCGACCCGCTGACCGTCACCATCCTGACGTACCTCGGGGTGTTCAACGCCGCGGTGGGGTTGTTCAACCTCCTACCGGGCCATCCCCTCGACGGCGGCGTGCTCGTGCGATCGGCGGTGTGGGCCCGCACCGGCGATCCCGAACGAGGCCGGCGTGCGGCGCGGCGCTGCGGGCTGGGGCTCGGCGTCGTGACGATCGCTGCGGGGGTGTCCCTGGCGGTCGCCGTGAGCGTGCCCGACGGCCTGTACCTCGCGGCGGTCGGAGGGTTCCTGCTGCATGCGGCACGGCAGGCCGCACGTCTGCATGCGGAACCGGACAGCGATACGGTCCCGGCCGAGACGTAG